The genomic segment TGACTCTCATATACCTGCACACCTCCTGCCGTGGGGAACTCACTATGCAGATGCCGCTTTCGCTTTGCCAGGAGCTGCCTGAGATGCACTCTGGGCTGGGTCCTGTCTGTTTCCCAGGACAGCTCAGgaggcaggtccccctctggaggAGCCTGCGGTCTTAACTATGGACCAGGCCATTCCTCCCTGTGGCTCGCCTAGCCTCCCCTTGACTTGAGGGGTTGCTCCCCAGCAGCCAGCCTGTCACAGAGTCCTCCCGCTGCCCCACCGCTCAGCAGCGCTGCTCCTTACACAGAGGAGAAAGCACCCACGAGGAGTCCCTGTGAGTCTGGGGATGCCTCCAGCTGGGGTACCAGCTGCATGGAGGCCAGGCAGGACACTGAGGTCCCTCCTTAGCCTCTGACCTTCCTGGGAGTGACAAAGTGATGGATGAGGGGAGCCAGCATGCCTGCTGCCCTAAGAGCCACTCAGCAGGCTGTgtgtgaggctcagagaggtgttGACCTTGACACTGGCCCCAGCCTCTCTGAGCCCTGATGTCTGAGGGGCACCCCCTCCCACACAGTGGTCCCATGACTCTCATGGGGGGGTCTTCAGAATCCAAGACACTGCTCGAGAATAGTTCCTTCCCCAGCCAGCTCAGTGCATAGAGGGGAGGGGCCACGACAGTCCCTTCTAGCCTCCCATCAGTCACGTGGGCAGCCTGTGCCAAAGCCTTGGCCAGCAGCTGCAGCCCCCGTCGAGCTCTAGAGAGCTCTCAGCACAGGTCTAGTCCAAGAAGCAAACGGGGCAGCCACACCCACACAGGCCAGGTGTGCACACACATGCGTGCGTGCAGACACATGTGATCTGTGGTACTCGGGAACACACCTGCTAGAGCAGGCTGCACACACAGTTGTGCATCTGCTTGTGAGGCTCAGTCCTGCACCCACCTCCGTTCAGTACCGCCAGCCTAGCCCTCCCTCACAGGTGACCTTTGTGACTCTGACAGCAGGCCCCCAGGGGAGAGCTTGGTCTGGGCCCAGCACCCCTGGCTGCACACAGGACCTGTATGAGTGAGGCTGGCCACCCGGCCTGGGAGGGGACATCATCAGGTGTGACTTTTCTGCTCTGAACCACTGGGTTTCAATCCCACTGACAACGTGGTGTGACCTTAGACAGGTGCCTGGACCTCAAGCTGCTCAGCTGTAGGACAGGCCAGTGAGGGTggtacttggggggggggggtcagtggtGCAGGGACGAGCAGGGACACAGCACTCACCTCACTGTTCTAAGCTGTCTTTGTGGCGATCACTCACCTCAGTGTTCTAAGCTGTCTTTGTCGCGATCACTCGCCTCAGTGTTCTAAGCTGTCTTTGTCACAATCACTCGCCTCAGTGTTCTAAGCTGTCTTTGTCGCGATCACTCGCCTCAGTGTTCTAAGCTGTCTTTGTCGCGATCACTCGCCTCACTGTTCTAAGCTGTCTTTGTCGCAATCACTCGCCTCACTGTTCTAAGCTGTCTTTGTCACGATCACTCGCCTCAGTGTTCTAAGCTGTCTTTGTCACCATCGCCAGGGCCCTCGGCAGCACCTCAGCCAGCCTGCCCTGGGCACTAGCTCCTGGGGCCAGCCGCCTGTGGCTTCACTAAGCAGAAGGGCAGCTCTGGGCAGTGGTGCTGGCCCAGGCCCACCCCCACGCCCACCTCCGTCTGCTAGTGGCCACAGGGGCTCGGCCTGCCTCCCAGCCATACTGACCTCCAGCCGCAGCCCGGCCAGGTGCAGGCGAAGGGCTTCTCGCCGGTGTGGCGCCGCAGATGCGCCTTCAGGTGGCTGCTCTTGGTGTACATCTTGCTGCAGCCGGGAAAAGTACATTTGTGCATTTTGATGAGTTCTGCCGCAGGGTTCTTGGGGAACTTCTGGCCCACCAGGAGGCCAGCGGGGCCGGGCCCCAGGGTCCCCGAGCCGATGGGCTTGGCAGCGATGGGCACGGGGGCGATGCGCACAAACTTGGAGGGCAGGCTCAGGCTGGAGGAGGGCATCACCTGGGGCACGAGCGCAAAGGTCTGGCCCTGGATGTTCACCAGGAGCTGGGCCACCTTGATGCTCTCGGGGGCCTGCCCAGGGGAGGCGGGCTCAGCGGTGGCACTGGACTCCTGCTTCGCCTGCACTGGCTGGATATGCAGCAGCACCGGGAGGGTGCCGTCGGGGGTCGGCCCCCCACCCGGGCCCTGGCTGCCACCCGTGCCGCTGGTACCGCCACTACCGAGCTCCTTCCCGGCAGAGCCGGGGTGCAGGTGGCTCCTGTGAGGTGAGGCCGAGAGCTGCCCGCAGGCCTCCGAGTCTTTGCTGCCGCTCTCAGGGACCTTCCCGACCCCTGGCTCCATGTTCTCCTCCAGAAACTCTTCAATCTCCTCCAGGGTGGGCTGGAAGGGTCTGGGGACGTCATCAGGGTGGCCGGAGGGAAACTCAGGGAAGCAGAAGTGCTCCCCCTTCACGGGCACTGGGGCCCTCCGCCAGGCCCCCCAGGCCACAGGGCCACCGTGGGCCCCGAGGTGACCCCCACTGCCTCCACCCCCGGTGCCCAGCGTGGCCTGGGACAGCAGGAAGTCCAAGATGCTGTCCTGGCCCTCGGTGCCTGGGCCACCGCTGTAGCAGGAGCAGAGGCCTTGCGTGTCAGGGCTGGCGCAGGAGCAGAGGCTGGACGTGTCGCTGTCGTCTTCCGAGAGGGGCGAGGGCAGCATGTGGTAGCCCCGCCCACCAGCCAGTCTGCCGCCCAAGTAGCCCACCGGGCGCTTCGGCGACGAGAAGCTCTCGTCCACTGGAAGCAAGTGGTCCACCATGCTGGCCTGGCCGTGCTGGCGGTGGCTGCAGAGAGGAATGAGGGGCCCGGGTCAGGAAGGCGGCCTCACCTGCCACCTCAGggtccctgggggtggggggtaggggaccCCTCCACCACCTGCCCACAGCCTCGTGGGGTCCAGTGCCTGGGGCCAGTTCCCTATGCCCGTCCGTCTCCAGCGAGAGCTGCACTGCACCACCTGTTTGCCGAGGCGCCCTCTCCCAGCCCGAGTTGCATAACCCCTGGGCACTTTTGCTTTCAAATGGTCTTTCCAGAAAGATTCTGGGAAAAAACACGTGTGTACCCTGAGAGGCTgaacatgaatgtgtgtgtgtgcgcgtgcgcgcgggCGCGCGGGCCGTGGGGGGGTGGCGGAAGTGGAGGAGGGAATCAGGAAGTTCTCTGCACCCCAGCCTGGCCATGGGTAGGGAACCCTGTCCAGTTCACAGGAGCCACTGTGTGTCCAAGGACACCTGGTGACAGCGCACTTCCTGTTAGTCACAGCagaggaggctgggggggggggtggcaggccAGCTGCCCTCTGATCCCTGCACTGTTGGGACGAACAACGGAGTTCAGATTGTGCAAATAAGACCACAGGCCATCCAGTTATACTGGATCTAAGATTTTTGAAAGCAGGAAACTTCCCATGTCAGTCTGTCCCACTCAGTGGACAGACAGGCCGGCCTTATGATCAAATGCTGCTTTGCCCAGTGATCCGAATGTGACTGGGCAGCCTGGAGTTTCATCTACCATGTGGCACCTGTGGCAAAAACTTGAGGGTCAAAGTGTGCTTGACCCCAGACTGTGTCCCCCCAAAAGTGTGGGGGGTGCGGCTTATCCACCAGTCCAGACCCCCAGGCCTCcactgagaggtgagggaggcagagagccTAGACAGCTGTGCTCCACCACCCTGAAGCCGGAGCCCTGGGGCGAGCGGGGCCCCATCCCAAGGTGACAACTGACCAGTACAGATGGAACCCAGGTCCCTCCCAGAGCTCTTGCCCCAGTGACACCCACTTAGAGGGCAAGGCTAGAAGCCTGGGAGCACTCACCACCTCGGGAAGGCTCCGCTAACTGGCATCTCCCCGCTAGACCCAGCTCTCCATGAGGGTGACCTGGGCTACAGGGTCtctgctgtgtccccagctctCTGTGTGGCAGCCGGCGCCCAGCAGGGGCGTGGAGAGTGTCGGCAGAGAGCACAGGGGACAGCTGTGTCCTCTGAAGGCCATACTAGGTCTGGTGTCCAAGGAAGAGTCAACACTGCCCAGCTATGGCAGGGCCACCTCTGTGGACCTTTGTCCCCGCCCAGTGACCATGGCCGGCTGTTTGTGGAGGCTGGGGAAGCAGAATGTCCTGCATCTGAAGCCAGAGACTCTTGGTGGCCTGCTGTCACCTGTGTCATACCCCCCACTCCCCGCCCCGTGTTTTGAGGACCATCACTGGTGACAATGGTCAAGAGGCCCAGCCTTAGAGGGAGACCTCTCTGTGAGAGGTCACATCAgctgtgaccttggacaagtccTTGCTTTCCCCAGTTTTCAGTCCTGCTGCCCCTCCCCCATATTCCACCTCGTAGTCTCTGAACTCTCTCCACTTGAGACCCACCCCCCCAACCAGGCCTTGGGACCTCAGTACCCTTATCCATCTGGGGAGCCCTACAGAGCCCTGGAAGCTAAGACAAGGTGGGAACTGAGAACAAAGACAAGTCCTGAGGCCCAGGGCAGTCCTGACAGGACACTCACCAGGCTGCTTTCAAGGTGTCAGAGTAAAGTTTCACACtgggcatctctctcttttttttttttttttttgtctccagggttatcactggcgcttggtgcctgcactatgaacccactgctcctgtggctttttttttttttttttggataggtcagagaaattgagaaaggaggggaagacagagagggagagagaaagacagaaagactgacacctgcagacctgcttcaccacttgtgaagcgtctcccctgcaggtggggagccgggggctcgaaccgggatccttgcacattgtaccatgtgtgtttaacctggtgcgccactgcaaGCCTGCCTGGCTCCCTGGGCACCTCCTGATAACACTCTGCGTCCAGCTCGGTGCAGAGCAGGAGGGAAGAGCAGACCCGCTGGTGTTCACCTGGCCAGCAGAGGGCACTGCTCCAGTCTGCAGCCTGTTAGCTGGGCCTCCCCTAGCAGGGGGCACCACTTCTCTTTGGGGGGGACGCTGCCAACAGAGCCTGGTCCCCAGGAGAATGGCAGCATCCAGTGAGCACAGACTAGACCAATAGCCTCCAACAGGTGTGCTTCCTGTCCCTGTGCTGGGAGGCCAACTCCAGCCTTCCTGGGACCCAACAAAAGGTCACCACTGGTGACGAGGGGGTCCCAGAGTCCACACCCCTGGCTGCTTAAGGCTCCCCTCTAAAATGTGGTCACTATTTCATGATACCAAGAGATCGCTGTCTATATTTTTAAGAGTGGTGAGGGTTGTGTGGTTCTGTTGAAAGCAAGCCTTACCTTTCAAGAGGCATAAACTGAGAAACTCCCGTACGAAGTGACAGGTGTGCAgccccggaggtggcacagtgggagagcactggacttgcatgcatgagaccccccccccaagtcccatccctggcattgcatgtgccaaactgatgctctggctctctctaatAAACAGACACACCTTCTAATTTAGGGGCTAGGGAGATCGtttagtggtagagcacaggacttgtatgcctgaggtcccaggtgtgACCCCtagcactgcacatgccagagttgagcggtgctccggtttctctcttataaaaaaataagtaagtgatTGAATGAAAGGCCTTAGGAGTAATAGGTCCGGGAGGGTGGCCTGGCAATGAGATCCACGCTCCTGCCAGCTGCTGGTTCTCCACCTCCCTCACCTGCCACCCGCTGTCCTCCCTGCCCTGGCAGGAGCCCACCCTCGCTGCCTCTTCAGGGACTTTCTCTGCCATCCGCCTCCCCACCAGAATACAAGCTGCACTGACTGCTCTGTCCACCAGCTGTATCCGTATCCGGGAGTCTAAAACTGGACCCGGCAGAATTTGCTGATGGGGCAAAAACACTTGGGGAGCTTGGCAGGGGAGGGCGGAGAGGGGCGGGAGGAAGTGCGCTCCCGGGGTCTCTGACAGCCTGGGCTGGGTTCGGAcgccccctccctcctgcccgGGTTACGGAGCGGCGCGGCGCGGCCCCCAAAAACAGCCGCACGTGGCCGGGCGGGAGGCGCGGGCGCACGGGGGAGGGACGCGCTGTTCCGGGCTCGTCCCCGCGGCGACTCCGCCCTCCCCCggccgcccggcccggcccggcccggcctgcTGTTTATCCTCGGGGACACGGGACACGGCGGCTGCGGGAACAACATGTAATTGATAACGAGCCGGGCGCCGGCCAGGGCTCAGCCACTGGGTCAGCGCGCCAGTCCCGGGGGTGGCGGGGCGGCCCTTCACAATAAGAGTCCCCGCTGCCCAgcacaggcgggggggggggggcagctcgcCGAGCCCCCGAGGCCTCCCACCTGTAGGGCGACCAGGGCTCCCCAAGAGCCGCcggacctgcgggggggggggcggggtgagAAAGGGCTCGGACACTCCGGGATTGAGCGACAAAGCGGCGCCCCTATCAGCGGGGGACCCACAACGGGGCTCGtccttggggggcggggggcggtctCCTCCTCGCGACCGGCTGCCTGTACTcctcgccccccacccccccggccCGGGCAGCTGCGGGGCGCAGGGAGCGGAAGGCACACGCGCGGGGTTGCGAGTTCGGGTCCTGTGACCGCCGGGTGTCCGCGACGTCCTCgggccggggggagggggggcgttgCTCAGACCCGCGCTGGAACCTGGAGCGCTGCCCACCGGGCGCCCCGCCCGCGCTGCGTGACCCACAGTAaccccgcccggccccctcccGCCAGGCCCCGCCATATGGAACGGCCGGCCGGCCGGGCGCGGGGACACGAGGGCCGGGCGGCCGCGACGTCCGCGGGGAAAGTGCCCGTGGGCGCCGGGGGCCCCTCCGCCCGCCTGTCCGATGCTTCCCGGCCCCGCGCGGGGGCGCCCCCGCTGCCGCCACCGTTCCTGGGCCCCTCGCGTGGGGGCGCTGACAGCGACGCAGGCGCCCCGACAGGCGCCCCGAGGCCGGcccgcagcccccccccccgccccggccgGCCCCGCGGACACCCGGGGACGCGTCCACGCGGCCGCCCGGccccgccgcgccgcgccgctcCCACCTGAACTGGGCGCACGCCCGGCCGGCGGCCGGGCCCCGGCGGTCCTGAGGCCCAGGCGGCTGGGCTGGGGGCGGCGGCCTGGCTCCGGGTCCCGCGGCGGCCGCGGCTTCCTACGCTGCCGGCTCGCTCGCCCGCTGGCCCGCAGGTCGCTGCTCGGCGCTAGCTCCCCGCCGCTCACGTGACGCCCGGGCGCCGCGAAGGCTCGCAGGAGGCTCGGCCCGGGGCACGCGTCTCATTGGCCCGCGCCTCGCGTCACGCttcaggccccgcccccggccccgccccggccccgcccccggccctgCCGCACCGGCGGGCGGCCTGCAGAGCGCAGCGGGTCCCCAGCCCCGGCCCCGCGCCcagcgccccgcgccccgcgccccgcgccccgcgccccgcgccccgcccgcTCCCGCCCGCTGCGATGCACCTGGCCGGGGCCACCCGCCGCTCCTCCGACGTCGCACTCGAGGCTACCCCGAGGAGGCGGCTTCTAAAGATCGGTCCTCCGGTGACAACGTGAGACGGGCCAGGGCCCAGCCACGAGCCCTGAGCCCCCGTCCGAGTGAGATCTACGTGGGATGGGCGAGGAGGGCCGGCCGGGTCAGGCCTGCCGTGCACGCCCCCCGCCATCCTCCTAGTGCCCCGCAGCGGCTGCCGGGACAAGTGCCCGCCCGAGGGGTCAGGCGCTTGCCTTGGGAAACGTGTAGTAGGAGAAATACGGTAAGGCCTCCCCGCCGCGCTCTGTGAGAAGAAGGCCTCCAGCGTCGATACCGTATTCACCTCCGGCCTGCGCGTGGTCCGCAGAGTTGCACCGACCCCGGCCCCCGCCGGTGATCCCGGCTCCCCGACGCCCTCCCCAGGGTGGTTTGCACCGGCCGCTAGCAGGCAGCGGTGGTCCGCGGCGAGGCCCGGGAGAGCCGGCACCCAGCGACTTACCCAAGAAGGACACGTGAGCCCGGGGTGTCGTGAGCCCGGGGTGTCGTGCACCCCACTGGCCCTTTAACCCACACTCCCCGCGGGATCTTCGGCCAAGGGTTTTGCGGGTGAAGAAATGACTTTGCAAGGCCACAGGTCCCTGCGGAGTCGCACAGCTGGCTGGGAGTGGAGGGGGAAGCCAGGCAGAGCCAGCTATCTTGGCCCCGGGGAGGGCATTTTCCAAACCCGCCTGCTCATGCaggtggagacacacacacacacacacacacacacacacacacacacacacacaccgccaatACACACACCCCAGGCCTGGAATCCCATgcaagcttggggggggggggggggtccctgggTCTGCATTCTCCCTCTGGATTCTGTACTTCCAGCCAGGGGCAGGGCTGCTTCTCCTGCAACCCCAGGCTTGGAGGAGGTTTCTGGTGCAGATGGCATGGTCTGGAGGTTAGGAGAGGAGGAATTCCAGGTTCTGCCATGGAAGGGCATGCTGAACCCAGAAAATGCAAGAAGTCCCAGGCCACATGGTCAGTGGGAagttctctgtcctctgcagGTTCAAGTTCAAGCACCTAACAATGATGTTCAGGCCATCTGTTCCAGGGATGCTTTGAGAAATCACACTGGCAGGAGCGGGAGTGAGGAAACAGCTCAACCCAGGAGGCTGTATTCCATACCACacttgaagccccaggttcaagcaccagaaGTGATCCTCCACACCACAAGGGAGCATGGtggcagcaaataaataaagttcttcttctagcgtttgcccttcttccgtagccagtcaacaggtcaggttgaaagctgtcaggagctgcttgttgctggctttgaaagtgactgggatccatgtggattcagtcggctaggaaggatcgtcagtttccccaatgaatgggtactcatgggatgcaccacgagaaggtcgatccaatgcatcccataaatAAAGTGAGTTTAACGGTTGCAGAGGTCAGGGAGGTGGTCAAGGAGGTAGCTTGTAGGCAGGGTACAGGACTTGCatccatgaggtcctgggtttgatccctggcaccacatatgccagaatagtACCTGCATGctctctttcttaaaataaatacattttttaataataacATCTGTGTATTAAGGTTCAAGCACTGTAGCCCGGGAGCAGGGCACACTGAATAAAgatttggactttcaagcatgaggttccaagtttgatccccagcatcaaatgtactagattgatgctctggtgttatctctccccccccccacctcaaatAAATAGTCAAGCTCTACAAAAAGGCATGAAATGGAAAGCAAAATTCCAGCCCCACTCAGCATTTCTTATTCTTCATATCACCTCTTGATCTTGAATAAAATGCTTTTCTGTTCTCTAAAAAGGAAGGCTGTGACCATAGCTCACATAGTGGACATTCTGTGATGGCTCCTCCAGAACCTTCTTCCCTTATTACCTGCCCCTAGTGGCTTCTCTGCACAGATCATCAACACAGTCATATTCTGAGATCTAGGGTTAGGACCtcaacacatgaacttggggatGGGAGCCCAGTAACACCTCACTAGTGAGGTGTACCAACTCACTTAGCAGCACCCCCATAGCAGTCTGACCCCAGACTCTCACCCTACTTGCATGTGGGATTGCTGAGGACTGTCCTGCTGCCATTGTCCCAGCTGCAATTCCTTGGTCCTCCCAAGGCAAGTGGCCAACCAAAGTCTCTCTTGTGGCCAAAGGGGAAACTCACAGCCCAGCTGACTCTGCGTGGCACCATCCCCCTGGGGGACAGTCTTTGTCGGAGACAACCAACCTCAAGGCCTCTGGGTACAAGTCTTTATCCTTCCACTTCCTGGCTCCGCAGCTCCAGGCAAGGGTGTGTCCCACTCCTTGTCACTAAAATGAGAACAGCAGCACCGCCATGTGCCATGAGAGTGACCCTCTCACAGGGCCATTGTGGGAGACTTCTGGACACCAGACCTTCTAGGCCACCCTCCAGATCCCATGGAACTGCCACTGGAGACCCAACAGCCAGCAAAAGCCCTGCTAGACCcagggccccccacctgcagcctGGTTCTGCTCCTCCAAGAATAGTCAAGTTGTCTCTGGCCTGCACTGCACACTGGGGTTCTCTCTCCTCagtcctttctcctctttctccttttcctcctcttcctcttcctcctcctccaccgcctccttcttctctgtctcttccttctccttctcctcttcctcacagGAGTCAGCCCTGCACCCCTGTCTGGGGCTCATCCCACCTGCTGGTACCCCAGGACCCTGCCCCCCAACCCTTTGGCATGACTTGCCCCTGCTTAGTTCTCTGCCTCTCCAAAGAGGAGCACCAGCACAGGGCTGTGGAGCCAGTTCTAGGGCTGGTTGCTTAAGGGGTTGCTGAAGTAATACACACAGAAGCTCAGGGGCACACCCGGAGCATCTGACTCCCCAGGGACCACCTTCTAGGGACTGTTCTCAGGAGAGTTTCCCCTCTGGCCCAGGAAgatttctgtcttctctcatgaCAAGTTCTTAGGATTCTTGGGTGTCTGCTATCTCCAACCACAGGGCCTTTGGTGAGAATGTCTACATCACATTTTAAATGTCACTTCCTCCAGGAAGTCTTCCAGAGCTCCTTCCTGTGCTCCTCTGTGCACTTGTTCTGTAAAGCATTTCTCCAGCTTTATCCATGTATGCTAGCATTCATTTATTTCCTGCTTGGCCAGCCCTCGAGTATCCATTCCCCCATTCTCAGAAGCCTCGCCTTTCAGCAATGCAGAATTGCCCCAAAGAAAGAGCACATTTCCCAGCCTCCTTTGCAGCTTGGCCAGTGGGTAGAGTCTAGACATGGTGGCAGTGCAGTTTGCTCTGAGAATTCCCTGTAAGGGGAGGGGAGCCTCCTCCCACTACCCTCTTCTCTGTGCTGACTAGAGTGAAGACCCAGGAACATCTCAGTTTTCCTTGAGAAGTTTATATGGTGGCTGAtggggggaggaaaggggagagggatgaAGTTCAGCTGATGGAATAAAGGGTTTGCATGTCTAATTCTCAGTGAGACCCTtggcaccatatatgccagagtgaaactttggtatatatgtatatgtatatatatcacgtggtctctttctcactctatcaCATAAGATAAGTGAGACAAATCCAGAaggacttttttcagatagaaagacagagacaaagacaccacagcaccaaatcttccttcagtgccatgggggccaggctcaacgtTGGGTCATGCCCACGACAAAGAGAGCCATCTTGAGCgaagctgccaccaccactggttAAATCTGGCCACTCCTTAGCCAGGCCAGGCTGGCGGTGGTGGGTGAGTCACTACAGCCTACTTAAAGTCCTCGAAGTTTCACACCTGTTCCAGGCTCACCTCCAGGCTGAAGTTccagtctctttccctaggaCACTggtaaagggaggagggagagtgtCACCAGCTGTCACTCAGCTCCATAGAAACCACAGGGAGCTGGGATGGGACTATGGAGTGACCGCTGATGGGCACACAGAGCAGGCTCCCTGTGGGCATTGGGTTTGGACAAGAGCCCTAGACTCACATGAAGACATGGGCAGTGAGGGCAATGGCTATGCACTGCCCAACCTGGCTGACACCAGCCACTTGCCAGATTCCGGAAGGAATTCCTTCTCACCTCAAAGCCCAGGAAGAGAAAACTCCTGCCAAGTAAAAAAACAGACAGGAACAAACACCTGCCTGTCAGATGAAGATCAGCGAAATCACCATCTTCACCTCCAGTTTCTGAGgatatctgaatttttttttgtccaaaaaaaaaaaacgtaacaATCTTTAACTTAAATGCATCTAACAAcagagcagcaaaaaaaaaaaaaaaaaaaagtgacacaaTCGCTGAAAATCTTCATGAAGACATAGATGAATCTACAAGGATATTTTGGGACTTCAATGCCACTCACTGAGTAACTGCAAAAAATTAGTTGAACCTAGTGACAAAGTTGGAACACAGTTGATCTGAATAACACCATAAACATGCTGAGTCCAACTGGCACTTATATGATActcataggggagtcgggcggtagcacattgggttaggCACATGTACCATgacgtgcaaggaccagagtaaggatcccagttcgagcccccagct from the Erinaceus europaeus chromosome 21, mEriEur2.1, whole genome shotgun sequence genome contains:
- the KLF15 gene encoding Krueppel-like factor 15 isoform X2; protein product: MVDHLLPVDESFSSPKRPVGYLGGRLAGGRGYHMLPSPLSEDDSDTSSLCSCASPDTQGLCSCYSGGPGTEGQDSILDFLLSQATLGTGGGGSGGHLGAHGGPVAWGAWRRAPVPVKGEHFCFPEFPSGHPDDVPRPFQPTLEEIEEFLEENMEPGVGKVPESGSKDSEACGQLSASPHRSHLHPGSAGKELGSGGTSGTGGSQGPGGGPTPDGTLPVLLHIQPVQAKQESSATAEPASPGQAPESIKVAQLLVNIQGQTFALVPQVMPSSSLSLPSKFVRIAPVPIAAKPIGSGTLGPGPAGLLVGQKFPKNPAAELIKMHKCTFPGCSKMYTKSSHLKAHLRRHTGEKPFACTWPGCGWRFSRSDELSRHRRSHSGVKPYQCPVCEKKFARSDHLSKHIKVHRFPRSSRSVRAVN
- the KLF15 gene encoding Krueppel-like factor 15 isoform X1, with translation MPVSGAFPRCHRQHGQASMVDHLLPVDESFSSPKRPVGYLGGRLAGGRGYHMLPSPLSEDDSDTSSLCSCASPDTQGLCSCYSGGPGTEGQDSILDFLLSQATLGTGGGGSGGHLGAHGGPVAWGAWRRAPVPVKGEHFCFPEFPSGHPDDVPRPFQPTLEEIEEFLEENMEPGVGKVPESGSKDSEACGQLSASPHRSHLHPGSAGKELGSGGTSGTGGSQGPGGGPTPDGTLPVLLHIQPVQAKQESSATAEPASPGQAPESIKVAQLLVNIQGQTFALVPQVMPSSSLSLPSKFVRIAPVPIAAKPIGSGTLGPGPAGLLVGQKFPKNPAAELIKMHKCTFPGCSKMYTKSSHLKAHLRRHTGEKPFACTWPGCGWRFSRSDELSRHRRSHSGVKPYQCPVCEKKFARSDHLSKHIKVHRFPRSSRSVRAVN